One genomic region from Prunus persica cultivar Lovell chromosome G3, Prunus_persica_NCBIv2, whole genome shotgun sequence encodes:
- the LOC18781796 gene encoding uncharacterized protein LOC18781796, giving the protein MENEPELPPPKSPIQSSEMMNFSECITPPPPPLQHKDENSQNSGNDLRKPTTPDRLKVPKAFKYPERYTSPTDLMMSPVTKGLLARNRKGGALLPPSKNLHKPQDSGFAAVGCGPASELNFGSNK; this is encoded by the exons ATGGAGAACGAGCCAGAATTGCCTCCTCCTAAAAGCCCAATTCAATCATCAGAGATGATGAACTTCTCCGAGTGCataacaccaccaccacctccactccAACACAAGGATGAAAATTCTCAAAACTCCGGCAACGATTTACGCAAACCCACCACCCCAGATCGCCTTAAAGTCCCCAAGGCATTCAAGTACCCAGAAAG GTACACAAGCCCAACTGATCTGATGATGTCCCCTGTAACAAAAGGCCTTCTTGCCAGAAACAGAAAGGGTGGTGCCCTCTTGCCACCTAGCAAAAATCTACACAAGCCCCAAG ATTCAGGATTTGCAGCTGTGGGATGTGGTCCTGCTTCAGAATTGAATTTTGGGTCCAATAAATGA
- the LOC18782245 gene encoding LRR receptor-like serine/threonine-protein kinase RPK2, which produces MGFSPSSSSVTKEQFFRKPTSPVLVLKLVLLLWVFCASLNGVVFADADTDASVLLQLKNSVSDPSGLLSSWNYSVNSGHCSWFGVFCNSNSQVVALNITGNSGGGEGGSKSIACLDFAQFPLYGFGIRRSCLGSGGRLSGKLPSVIGKLTELRVLSLPFNGLDGEIPSEVLGLKNLEVLDLEGNSITGSLPFQLNPNLRVLNLGFNMIEGEIPTSWSNSVSLEILNVAGNLVNGTIPGFIGRLKAVYLSYNSLSGDVPSEIGDNCGKLEHLDLAGNFLVDKIPSSLGNCSQLRTLMLYSNMLEEGIPAELGRLQALEVLDVSRNSLSSSLPRELGNCSELSVLVLSSMFNPLPRVNDTVVDSLLEQLNSMNDDFNYFQGAMPVEITTLPKLRILWAPRASIEGNFPSNWGSCEYLEMINLAQNFFTGEIPSGLSRCRKLQFFDVSSNRLSGELVQDLQVPCMVMFDVSGNILSGSIPEYFNSTCAPVSPLTDFSFKDDDPSSPYLAFFASKTQVGNPLQLYGEDDGLTVLHNFGDNNFTGTLPSLPIAHERLGKQTLYAFLVGENKLTGTFPGSLFGKCEGLDSLVVNVSNNKLYGQIPAEVGTMCKSLKFLDASRNQIIGPIPPTFGKLVSLVALNLSWNMLQGQIPISLGQTRDLRYLSLSGNNLTGTIPSSLGQLYSLEVLELSSNHLTGEIPKDLVNLGNLTVLLLDKNNLSGQIPSGLANVTALSSFNVSFNNFSGSLPSNNNLMKCNAAIGNPYIHSCPMFSLTQPSSDSQGRDGDSQPYAASPVGVPASRNGNFNSIEIASITSASAIVSVLLALVVLFLYTRKWNAKSGALGSTRKEVTVFTNIGVPLTFESVVRATGSFNASNCIGNGGFGATYKAEISPGILVAIKRLSVGRFQGVQQFHAEIKTLGRLRHPNLVTLLGYHASDTEMFLIYNYLAGGNLEKFIKERSTRAVDWRILHKIALDIARALAYLHDQCVPRVLHRDVKPSNILLDDDFNAYLSDFGLARLLGTSETHATTGVAGTFGYVAPEYAMTCRVSDKADVYSYGVVLLELLSDKKALDPSFSSYGNGFNIVQWSCMLLRQGRAKEFFTAGLWDAGPHDDLVEVLHLAVVCTVDSLSTRPTMRQVVRRLKQLQPPSC; this is translated from the coding sequence ATGGGTTTTTCCCCTTCGTCCTCTTCAGTCACCAAAGAGCAGTTTTTTCGCAAACCCACTTCGCCAGTGCTTGTTCTGAAGCTCGTGTTGCTCTTATGGGTCTTCTGCGCCTCTCTGAACGGCGTCGTTTTCGCTGATGCTGATACTGACGCATCGGTGCTCCTCCAGCTCAAGAACTCGGTCTCAGACCCGTCAGGCTTGCTTTCCAGCTGGAATTATTCGGTCAATTCTGGTCACTGCTCATGGTTCGGCGTCTTCTGCAATTCAAATTCTCAGGTGGTTGCGCTCAACATTACTGGGAATAGTGGAGGAGGCGAAGGTGGATCGAAATCTATTGCGTGCTTAGATTTTGCCCAGTTTCCGCTTTATGGGTTCGGAATTCGGAGGAGCTGTTTGGGTAGTGGAGGAAGGTTGTCTGGGAAACTCCCCTCTGTAATTGGGAAGCTCACTGAGCTTAGGGTCTTGTCGCTTCCCTTCAATGGTTTGGATGGTGAAATTCCTAGTGAAGTTTTGGGCTTGAAAAATTTGGAGGTTCTTGATCTTGAGGGCAACTCGATAACTGGGTCTCTGCCGTTTCAGCTTAATCCAAATCTGCGGGTTCTTAAtcttgggttcaatatgatTGAAGGTGAGATACCGACCTCGTGGTCAAACTCTGTGAGCTTAGAGATCTTGAATGTAGCTGGGAATCTTGTGAATGGGACCATTCCGGGTTTCATTGGTAGGTTAAAGGCTGTGTATTTGTCGTACAATTCACTTAGTGGGGATGTTCCCAGCGAGATTGGAGACAATTGTGGGAAGCTGGAGCATCTTGATTTGGCGGGTAATTTCTTGGTTGATAAAATTCCAAGCAGTTTAGGAAATTGCAGTCAGTTGAGGACGCTGATGTTGTATTCAAATATGTTGGAAGAGGGTATTCCAGCTGAACTCGGCCGGCTTCAGGCGCTGGAAGTGTTGGATGTGTCGAGGAATAGCCTAAGTAGTTCATTACCACGAGAGTTGGGGAATTGCTCTGAGTTGTCTGTCCTTGTGTTGTCGTCTATGTTTAATCCGCTACCACGAGTCAATGATACAGTAGTGGACTCTTTATTGGAGCAGTTGAATTCTATGAATGACGACTTCAATTACTTTCAAGGTGCAATGCCTGTGGAAATTACGACCCTTCCAAAGCTAAGGATCTTGTGGGCACCAAGGGCAAGTATTGAGGGCAACTTCCCGAGCAATTGGGGTAGTTGTGAATACTTAGAAATGATCAATTTGGCTCAGAACTTCTTTACTGGGGAAATTCCTAGTGGGCTTAGTCGCTGCAGGAAGCTTCAATTTTTTGATGTAAGCTCTAACAGGCTTAGTGGGGAGCTTGTTCAGGATCTTCAGGTTCCTTGTATGGTTATGTTTGATGTCAGCGGAAACATCTTGTCAGGTTCAATACCTGAATATTTTAACAGCACTTGTGCTCCAGTTTCTCCCTTGacagatttttctttcaaagatGATGATCCGTCCTCGCCCTATTTAGCATTTTTTGCATCGAAAACCCAAGTTGGAAACCCGTTGCAACTGTACGGAGAAGATGATGGTCTTACAGTACTGCACAACTTTGGGGACAATAATTTTACTGGCACTTTGCCGTCACTGCCTATTGCACATGAAAGATTAGGGAAGCAAACTCTTTATGCATTCCTTGTTGGAGAAAACAAGCTTACTGGAACATTTCCAGGTAGTTTATTTGGGAAGTGTGAGGGATTGGATTCATTGGTTGTTAATGTGAGTAACAACAAGCTATATGGTCAGATTCCTGCCGAAGTTGGCACAATGTGCAaatctcttaaatttttagaTGCATCTCGGAATCAGATTATTGGTCCCATTCCCCCTACTTTTGGGAAATTGGTGTCCCTTGTTGCCCTTAACCTGAGTTGGAACATGTTGCAGGGTCAGATCCCCATCAGTCTTGGCCAGACAAGGGATCTGAGGTATCTGTCCTTATCTGGTAATAACCTTACAGGTACCATTCCATCTAGTTTGGGGCAGCTTTACTCTTTAGAAGTGCTGGAGCTTTCTTCAAACCATCTCACCGGTGAGATACCAAAGGATCTTGTGAACTTGGGAAATCTGACTGTTCTTCTGCTGGACAAAAATAATCTTTCTGGTCAGATTCCATCTGGTTTGGCAAATGTGACTGCACTCTCTTCTTTCAATGTGTCTTTCAATAACTTTTCCGGTTCATTGCCTTCAAATAATAACCTGATGAAATGCAATGCTGCTATTGGAAACCCATATATACATTCTTGCCCCATGTTTTCTCTGACACAACCATCTTCAGATTCTCAAGGAAGAGATGGTGATTCACAACCTTATGCTGCTTCACCAGTGGGAGTTCCAGCTTCGAGGAATGggaatttcaattcaattgaGATAGCTTCCATTACATCTGCATCAGCCATAGTTTCAGTGCTTCTTGCTCTGGTTGTTCTGTTCTTGTATACACGAAAGTGGAATGCAAAGTCTGGAGCTCTAGGGTCTACCAGGAAGGAAGTTACAGTTTTCACAAACATTGGGGTTCCATTGACCTTTGAGAGTGTTGTGCGAGCCACGGGCAGTTTCAATGCTAGCAACTGCATTGGGAATGGAGGTTTTGGGGCAACTTACAAGGCAGAGATATCTCCTGGAATCCTGGTGGCAATAAAACGACTCTCAGTTGGAAGGTTTCAAGGAGTTCAACAATTTCATGCAGAAATTAAGACTCTTGGAAGGCTTCGCCATCCAAATCTGGTCACTTTGCTTGGTTATCATGCCAGTGATACAGAGATGTTcctaatatataattatttggcGGGTGGTAATCTGGAAAAATTTATTAAGGAAAGGTCTACCAGGGCTGTGGATTGGAGGATACTTCACAAGATTGCTTTGGACATAGCTCGTGCACTTGCCTACCTACATGATCAGTGTGTACCACGTGTCCTTCATCGCGATGTCAAGCCCAGCaatattttattggatgaTGATTTCAATGCTTATCTCTCTGACTTTGGTTTGGCCAGACTTCTTGGAACTTCAGAAACCCATGCTACTACTGGTGTAGCTGGAACTTTTGGATATGTTGCCCCAGAATATGCGATGACTTGCCGTGTTTCAGACAAGGCTGATGTGTATAGTTATGGTGTTGTGCTTCTGGAGTTGCTCTCTGACAAGAAAGCTCTGGATCCCTCATTTTCTTCATATGGAAATGGATTCAACATTGTTCAGTGGTCATGTATGCTTCTTCGACAAGGCCGTGCTAAGGAATTCTTTACTGCTGGGCTATGGGATGCAGGTCCCCATGATGATTTGGTAGAAGTTTTACACTTGGCAGTTGTGTGTACGGTTGACTCTCTCTCGACCAGGCCTACAATGAGGCAAGTTGTACGAAGACTTAAGCAGCTTCAGCCTCCATCTTGTTAG
- the LOC18782464 gene encoding protein CHLORORESPIRATORY REDUCTION 7, chloroplastic yields the protein MLKFGGKIAPMEGALKKQLFHFHGGVVSFNCKQATKHHIRTPSIHLMSSTGITENMSSSVHLKLFKTRSEQRDAVKVCAVRRRRIYHNSETYVLLEPGEDEKFVSEEELRAKLKGRLENWPAKNLPPDLARFESIDDAVSYLVRSVCELEIHGDVGSVQWYEVRLE from the exons ATGCTGAAATTTGGAGGCAAAATTGCTCCAATGGAAGGAGCTTTGAAGAAACAGTTATTCCATTTCCATGGTGGAGTTGTGTCTTTTAACT GCAAACAAGCAACAAAGCACCATATTCGAACTCCATCGATTCACCTGATGTCGTCGACAGGCATAACTGAGAACATGAGTTCTTCAGTCCATCTGAAACTGTTTAAAACAAGAAGTGAACAAAGAGATGCTGTCAAG GTTTGTGCAgtgaggaggagaaggatATATCACAATAGTGAAACTTATGTATTGCTGGAACCAGGAGAGGATGAGAAGTTTGTTTCAGAGGAAGAGTTGAGGGCTAAGTTAAAAGGTCGGCTGGAAAACTGGCCAGCCAAGAACCTTCCCCCTGATCTTGCAAGATTTGAAAGCATTGATGATGCTGTTTCCTATCTAGTGAGGTCTGTTTGTGAACTTGAAATCCATGGAGATGTTGGCTCAGTCCAATGGTACGAAGTTCGATTGGAGTGA
- the LOC18783711 gene encoding uncharacterized protein DDB_G0271670: MDDVQKNDDSKHLKVHFESDMVNYRRNSSFPSSSSSSSSSTSSSPRSSLESDVTDKADVNGSFETTQQGQESQGPPPLPEASSSQTLAWSLQSGSSGQSSQLQTMGRPAGYDPSRIPTSIFASKPSTGMDWSVASNESLFSLHVGNNSFSREQFSMLYKSGELTYPDELFYIPTPLPTVTEAETVEMKIHNVEKETVENKDPNVEKKSVENMSANVDKEKVESTSVKVEMDSVETEEAADESEKTDLTDIPSDHGGNKAPLIVEIRGSATSYRSDDSNHSTKSFQFPLLAGHEAGRHSPAQMTSVKQQPEQHTQQEMHKQEDELETPDTPETPLKATAPSSSWFSCFYCCMVCR; this comes from the exons ATGGATGATGTGCAGAAGAATGATGATAGTAAGCATCTAAAGGTGCACTTCGAATCTGATATGGTTAATTACCGCCGAAATTCAAGCTtcccatcatcttcttcatcatcatcatcttcaactTCATCATCACCACGTTCATCACTGGAATCAGATGTTACTGACAAAGCAGATGTCAATGGCTCTTTTGAAACTACACAACAGGGCCAGGAGTCTCAGGGGCCTCCGCCATTACCAGaggcttcttcttctcagaCTCTTGCTTGGAGCCTGCAAAGTGGATCATCAGGACAATCCTCTCAACTTCAGACGATGGGGCGGCCTGCAGGATATGATCCAAGTCGAATCCCAACGTCTATTTTTGCCAGTAAACCTTCAACAGGCATGGATTGGAGTGTTGCTTCAAATGAATCATTGTTTAGCCTTCATGTGGGGAACAACAGTTTCTCAAGAGAGCAATTTTCTATGCTGTATAAATCTGGAGAACTGACCTACCCTGATGAGTTGTTTTACATTCCAACTCCACTTCCCACAGTTACCGAAGCAGAAACTGTTGAAATGAAGATTCACAATGTGGAGAAAGAGACTGTTGAAAATAAAGATCCAAACGTGGAGAAGAAGAGTGTTGAAAATATGAGTGCAAATGTGGATAAAGAGAAGGTTGAAAGCACGAGTGTAAAGGTGGAAATGGACTCGGTAGAAACAGAAGAAGCTGCAGATGAATCTGAAAAGACAGATTTAACTGATATTCCCAGTGATCATGGTGGAAATAAGGCGCCTCTTATTGTGGAAATCAGGGGTTCTGCTACCTCTTACCGTTCTGATGACAGCAATCACAGCACCAAGTCATTCCAATTTCCACT GTTGGCAGGTCATGAGGCTGGAAGACATAGCCCTGCACAGATGACCTCAGTAAAGCAGCAGCCAGAGCAGCACACACAGCAGGAGATGCATAAGCAGGAGGACGAGCTTGAAACGCCTGATACACCTGAAACACCCCTAAAGGCTACAGCTCCATCATCCAGttggttttcttgtttttattgttgCATGGTCTGTCGTTGA